AGTTCGTCTGCAAGCAGTTTGGAGAGATCATAAAGGCTAGATACAGCACGAGGGGTGGAACACTATATATAGAAATACGAACAACGGCAAGAAATCCATATGAACTGGAAAAAGCGGTTGAAGAGATATTGAATATACTAGGAAAGTGAAGGAGGGCACTGATGGATCTTGTTCTTACGGTCGGCACAAATCCTCTTCCGAGCTTTGTTGTATCTGAGTATTTCTGCCAAATGGATAATCTGGCCATAGATAGGGTGTATCTTATTCATTCAGACGAAGAAAACATGTCTTCTCATAGTAGCACAAGGAAACAAGCCGAAGCAGTCCGGAATCTCCTTGAAAAGAGATTGGGTAGAAGAATCTGTTGTCTAGTTCCGTTAAAGAGCATCTCGGGCAGTGAAATCCGTGATTCCTTAGAGTACTACTTCCGAACAGAGGATATTCATGGGGCTGTTCACCTAAACTACACGGGTGGCACAAAGGCAATGGCTGTGCAGGTTTCCAGCTTTATTAAGGGTATATTCAAAACGGACGTGACAGCTTCTTATTTAGATGCTCGAGAATGTAGAGTCAAATATGATGATAAGGCAATAGCAAGTCAAGAGGATGTCCGTTCTAAGGTTTATCTCTCGATATGTGACCTTCTGGAGTTGCACGGATACAGCAAAATCGATCAACCTGAAATGGGTAATTTTCCAAATGTTATGCGCGCTATCAAGGAGCTGATTGAGAGAGGTCAAATCGAACAACTAATAAATCTTGGCAATAAATTCGTGCCGACGCTTTATCAAGAAGAGGGTAAAAGTCGCCCAATAGAAAAACCTGGTAGATTTAGAAAACGTTTGGAAGAACTTGGTCAGGACAAAGTCGGACAAATGTTTTCCAGTCTCTCACAAGAATCTATTGATGTTCTCAACTCATTTCCTAAAGAGAAGTGTCTTTTAGAAAGAGGAACCCAGCTTTGGGTACCGAGCGAGGAGACCACAAATGATCAATACAAAATCAGAACAAGTCATACTGTCGAATTCTTGAAGGGAAAATGGTTGGAGGAATTAGTCGCAGAGAGAATCATT
This window of the Mesotoga infera genome carries:
- a CDS encoding CRISPR-associated protein, producing FVCKQFGEIIKARYSTRGGTLYIEIRTTARNPYELEKAVEEILNILGK